In one window of Henckelia pumila isolate YLH828 chromosome 1, ASM3356847v2, whole genome shotgun sequence DNA:
- the LOC140876383 gene encoding malonyl-coenzyme:anthocyanin 5-O-glucoside-6'''-O-malonyltransferase-like gives MRLSGIIVHPLDSSRPYSRFVVGDSVSLTIAECMKDFNHLTGNHPRVADELYACVPNLPPATHSTDAVVFPVLAVQVTLFPDHGICLGFSNHHAIGDSSSIVPFMKAWASVNKFGIEGLAFVLICLVSFCFLSLAPLVILEKIYATRDLWYSSRFLVPLKCVPYTYNEVIEGVGIGWKCCV, from the exons ATGCGACTTTCTGGGATTATCGTCCATCCTCTGGATTCCAGCAGGCCCTATTCGAGATTCGTGGTGGGAGACTCTGTGTCGCTTACCATAGCCGAATGCATGAAAGACTTCAATCACCTCACCGGGAACCACCCTCGAGTTGCCGACGAGTTGTACGCCTGTGTTCCGAATCTCCCGCCGGCTACTCATTCGACGGATGCTGTGGTTTTCCCTGTGTTAGCTGTGCAGGTGACACTGTTCCCAGACCATGGAATCTGCCTGGGTTTCTCCAATCACCACGCCATCGGAGACTCCAGCTCGATTGTTCCTTTCATGAAAGCCTGGGCTTCGGTCAACAAATTCGGAATTGAGGGTTTGgcctttgttttgatttgtttagtatcattttgtttcttgagtttaG CTCCTCTTGTCATCCTGGAAAAGATCTATGCTACCAGGGATCTCTGGTATTCTAGCAGGTTCCTTGTACCTCTCAAATGTGTTCCATACACGTATAATGAAG TGATTGAAGGTGTTGGAATTGGTTGGAAATGCTGTGTGTGA